The proteins below are encoded in one region of Hordeum vulgare subsp. vulgare chromosome 3H, MorexV3_pseudomolecules_assembly, whole genome shotgun sequence:
- the LOC123444411 gene encoding probable WRKY transcription factor 65 has protein sequence MSDCSTGTDSPRADSVDEQPPADAESPGGGQSKRDHPSPSSPLPPPKRSRRSVEKRVVSVPIAECGERAKTNGEGPPPPDSWAWRKYGQKPIKGSPYPRGYYRCSSSKGCPARKQVERSRTDPTVLLVTYSYDHNHPWPAPKAGCHPTKSSSHRLVDPKPEPGTPVDCQPEHGPEAPEQGQEEEHEQKPVIGLADAAAITPVTAAAEEEEESFDFGWFEQYPTWPRTALYVPAFDVAPPEDWERELQGEDALFAGLGELPECAIVFGRRRELALPATAPCS, from the exons ATGTCGGACTGCAGCACCGGCACGGACTCGCCGCGGGCGGACTCCGTCGACGAGCAGCCGCCCGCCGACGCCGAGTCGCCCGGCGGAGGCCAGAGCAAGCGCGACCACCCCTCGCCGTCGTCCCCGCTCCCGCCGCCAAAGCGCAG CCGGAGATCTGTGGAGAAGAGGGTGGTGTCGGTGCCGATTGCCGAGTGCGGCGAGCGGGCCAAGACCAACGGCGAGGGCCCGCCGCCGCCGGACTCGTGGGCGTGGCGCAAGTACGGCCAGAAGCCCATCAAGGGATCCCCCTACCCGCG ggggtactaccgctgcagcagCTCCAAGGGGTGCCCGGCGAGGAAGCAGGTGGAGCGCAGCCGCACCGACCCCACCGTGCTGCTCGTCACCTACTCCTACGATCACAACCACCCGTGGCCGGCGCCCAAGGCCGGCTGCCACCCGACCAAGTCCTCCTCCCACCGGCTGGTGGACCCCAAGCCCGAGCCCGGCACGCCGGTCGACTGCCAGCCGGAGCACGGGCCCGAAGCGCCGGAGCAAGGGcaggaagaggagcatgagcagaagCCTGTCATCGGTCTGGCCGACGCCGCGGCGATCACGCCGGTGACCGcggcggccgaggaggaggaggagagcttcGACTTCGGGTGGTTCGAGCAGTACCCGACGTGGCCCCGGACGGCGCTGTACGTGCCGGCGTTCGACGTGGCGCCGCCGGAGGACTGGGAGCGGGAGCTGCAGGGGGAGGACGCGCTCTTCGCGGGGCTCGGCGAGCTCCCGGAGTGCGCCATCGTGTTCGGCCGCCGGCGCGAGCTCGCCCTGCCGGCCACCGCGCCCTGCTCCTGA
- the LOC123444410 gene encoding ras-related protein RIC2-like, translating into MAGSGGGAYRAEDDYDYLFKAVIIGDSGVGKSNLLSRFTKNEFCLESKSTIGVEFATRSLQVDGKVVKAQIWDTAGQERYRAITSAYYRGAVGALLVYDVTRRATFDNVARWLKELRDHTDPSIVVMLVGNKSDLRHLVAVSTEDGQEYAEAESLYFMETSALDATNVDNAFSEVLTQIYRIASRKTVDAGDDGSSAPSKGENINVKDDVSSLKRAGCCSS; encoded by the exons ATGGCGGGCAGCGGAGGCGGCGCCTACAGGGCGGAGGACGACTACGACTACCTCTTCAAGGCGGTGATCATCGGCGACTCCGGCGTCGGCAAGTCCAACCTGCTCTCGCGCTTCACCAAGAACGAGTTCTGCCTCGAATCCAAGTCCACCATCGGGGTCGAGTTCGCCACCCGCAGCCTCCAGGTCGACGGCAAGGTCGTCAAGGCCCAGATTTGGGACACCGCTGGCCAGGAGAG ATACCGTGCTATTACGAGTGCCTATTATAGAGGAGCAGTAGGTGCGTTGCTGGTGTATGATGTCACTCGCCGTGCTACATTCGACAATGTGGCGCGCTGGCTAAAAGAGCTAAGAGATCATACTGACCCTAGCATTGTTGTCATGCTAGTTGGCAACAAATCTGACCTTCGCCACTTGGTGGCTGTTTCAACTGAAGATGGGCAGGAATATGCTGAGGCGGAGTCACTGTACTTCATGGAAACATCTGCATTAGACGCGACAAATGTAGACAACGCTTTCTCAGAAGTTTTGACTCAGATATACCGTATTGCGAGCAGGAAGACGGTTGATGCAGGAGACGACGGCTCATCTGCCCCAAGCAAAGGGGAGAATATAAATGTGAAAGACGACGTGTCTTCGCTGAAGAGAGCCGGCTGCTGCTCAAGTTAG